In Xanthomonas fragariae, the genomic window CACCGCCGCCTGCAGACCACTGCCCACGCCGTACCAGCCGGGGATCACCGCACGTGCCTGGCTCCATGCAAACACCCACGGAATCGCGCGCAAGTTGGACAACGCCGCGTCCTGGCCCAAGCGCCGCGACGGGCGCGAGCCCAGCGTCATGCGTTCGATCACATCGATCGGGGTAGCCAGCCGGAAGTACTGCATGAAATCCGGCGCACCCACAAACGCGCGATATGCGACCGTGCTTCGTTCGGCGACAAGATCCATCACCGGCCGCCAACGATCCTCGCGCGGCTCAGGAGCACGCGGGCGCAGGCTGGACAACAGCACCGCACCAGTCATCTGTTCCAGCGAGCGCAGCGCCAAGGCACGGATGCCGTACTTGCGATGGATCACCTCGCCCTGCTCGGTGACGCGCAGGCGGCCATCGACGCTGCCGCGCGGGGCGGCATCCAGCGCACGACTGGTCTTGCCGCCGCCACGGGCGATGGAGCCGCCACGGCCGTGGAAGAAGGTCAGCCGCACGCCAAGCTCGGCGGCCGCTTCCAGCAGTTCGACTTGCGCGCGCTGCAGACCCCAACGCGAGGCTGCGATGCCGCCGTCCTTGCCGCTGTCCGAATACCCCAGCATGACCATCTGGGTGTCGCCGCGTGCGGCCAGATGTTGGCGATATACCGGGTCGGCGAGCAGGTCCTGCACGGTACCGGTGCCGCCACGCAGATCGGCCACGGTTTCAAACAACGGCACGATATCCAGCGGTACTGCGCCGGCGTCATCGACCAGCCCCCCGCGCCGCGCCAGTGCGAGCACGGTTAGCACGTCGGCGCGGTTGTGCGCCATCGAGATGATATAGCTGCCCAGCGCATCGGCGCCGTGGCAGGTGCGCGCATCGGCGAGCGCGGCGAACACCGCATCCAGCCGCGCATTGCCTTCGTCCTGCACGCGCGGCAAGGCCTGCTCGCCGGATGCATAGGGGCCGAGCAATGCTGCGCGTTGTTTGGCGTCCTGCGCGTTCCAATCAGCTTGACCCAATGCATCAGCCACCGCGCACGCATGCACGCTCGATTCCTGGCGCACATCCAACCGTGCCAGATGGAAACCGAAAGTCCGCACCCGCCACAACAGACGGCGCACCGCGAACCAACCGGCGTGCAATCCCTTGTTGGCCTGCAGGCTGTCCAGAATCAGTTGCAGATCGTGTTCCAGCTGCGAGGGAGCGCCGTAGGCGCCCTCGGCATCGTCCAGCGTGGCCTGCAGGCGCGCGCGCATCAGGTCGTTGAGCAGGCGGTATGGCATGTCTCCATGGCGCGGACGCGAGCGGGCGGCGGCATCGGGCAGCAAGGTGCGATAGCGCTCCAGCTGCTCGCTCAATGCCGGGCTGACCGCCACCAGCGTGGTCGACTGACTGAGCAGGCTGGCCAGTTGCCAGAGTTCTTTTCGATACCGGTCCAGCACCGCGCGCCGTTGCGCATCCAGCGTGCCGGCAATGGTGGCGGCATCCACGTTGGGATTGCCGTCCATGTCGCCACCTACCCAGGTACCGAAGCGCAGCAGGCGCGGCAAGGCCCGCACGCTGCCGTAGGTTTCTTCGATGGCGTGTTCGAGGGTCTCGTACACCACCGGAACCACGCGGTAGAGCACCTGGGTGAGATAGAAACCCACATGCTCGCGCTCGTCCTCCACGGTGGGGCGCACCGGCGAGGAATCGGCGGTCTGCCAGGACGCGGTCAAGGCCATGCGGAAGCGCGCCGCGTCGGTGGCGCTCTCGTTGGGCGTGCGCATGCCATCCAGATTGGCGACCAGGCTGGCGACCATCAGCTGTTCTTTTTCCAGCAACGCGCGTCGCACCGCTTCGGTGGGATGCGCAGTGAATACCGGCTCCACGTCGATGCGCGGCAGCCAGTCGCTGAGTTCTTGCAGCGTCACGCCCTGCGCCATGAGCCGACGCAACGCATCGTGCAAGCCGTCCGGCTGCGGCGTGTCGGTGCTGCTGCGCTGGTATTGGCGGCGGCGGCGGATGCGATGCACGCGCTCGGCGATGTTGACCACCTGAAAATAAGTGCTGAAGGCCCGCACCAGCGCCTCGGCCTGCCGTGGCTCGCGCCCGCTCAGCTGCGCGCTCAGCGTGGACGGCGGCGCATCGCTCTCGCGCCGCGAGATCGCGGTGGTGCGGACGCGTTCGATCTCTTCGAGAAATTCCATAGAAACCTGCTCGGCGAGCAGATCACCGACAAGTGCACCGAGCCGACGCACATCGTCGCGCAGGGGAAGGTCGGGGGTAGCGAACACAAGACTGCTGCGGTATTCGTTCATCGGAAACGCCCCCCCTCTTCAAGCGCAAAGTCGTCGAAGACTAACCCAAAAGAATTAGATGATCGCGACATGCACCACTGTTTCATCACCAACCATCGCGCGTAGAAATAGTGGGCCGGCTCCTCGGACGATTCGCGACTGAGCAGCAATCGCGTGCCCTGCGCATCCAGCAACGCCAGGGTCGCGGAATACGTCAGCTCCTGCCAATGGAACAGGCATGTGGCGCGTTTGCTCTGAAGATCAAAGCGATCCACGAACGGGCTGGCGCCGTCCGGCGATGCACCCTTGCCGAGCAGCAACAGGCTGTTGCCGTTGCGACTGGTCTGCAGCAGCGGGCCGCTGCCATCGGGTTACCAGCGCAGATCATCGTTGACGCTGGTGTTCGAGCCAGCGGCCTCGATCGACCCTGGACCATAGCAGTCGCTCGTCGGCTGGTCCCCTGCAGTTGATTGGGGATGGGCACCAAATTCATGCCGGACGGGGGTGCTGCCGCTATACTCGGCGCTCTCGTCGAGGGGCGCTGCGACCGGCATGGCGGACTGATCTGTCAACTGCACCGAATGTGCAGGCACTACGGCCAGGCTCGACCAGCATTCACCGTTCAACGGCGCCCGGAACTGCAGACATTTGTTTGCCTACCGGAGCAATTGCATGAATGCTGTCACGAAAATCGCCTCACATACCGATTACAAGATTGCCGACCTCTCGCTGGCCGATTGGGGCCGCAAGGAGCTGGACATCGCCGAGCACGAAATGCCAGGCCTGATGTCGATCCGCCGCAAGCACTTGCAGACCAAGCCGCTCAAAGATGTGCGCATCACCGGCTCGCTGCACATGACCATCCAGACCGCTGTGCTGATCGAAACGCTCAAGGATATCGGCGCCAATGTGCGCTGGGCCTCGTGCAACATCTTTTCGACCCAGGACCACGCCGCCGCCGCCATGGCCGCGGCCGGTACGCCCGTGTTCGCCTGGAAGGGCGAGACGTTGGAAGAGTATTGGGATTGCACTCTGGACGCACTGACCTTCACCCTGCCCGACGGTACCCAAACCGGCCCGGAGCTAGTGGTGGACGACGGCGGCGACGTCACCCTGCTGATCCACAAGGGCTATGAGCTCGAAAACGGCAGCACCTGGGTCGACGAACCGGCGTCTTCACACGAAGAAGGCGTGATCAAGGCGTTGCTCAAGCGCGTGGCGGTCGAGCGCCCAGGTTACTGGACCCGCGTGGTCAAAGATTGGAAGGGCGTCTCCGAAGAGACCACCACCGGCGTGCACCGTCTATATCAGATCGCCGACGCTGGAAAGCTGCTGATCCCGGCCATCAACGTCAACGACTCGGTCACCAAGAGCAAGTTCGACAACCTCTATGGCTGCCGCGAGTCGCTGGCCGATGGCCTCAAGCGCGCGATGGACGTGATGCTGGCCGGCAAAGTTGCGGTGGTCTGCGGCTACGGCGACGTCGGCAAGGGCAGCGCGGCATCGCTGCGTGCCTACGGTGCCCGCGTCGTCGTCACCGAAATCGACCCGATCTGCGCCCTGCAGGCGTCGATGGAAGGCTTCGAGGTCAATACCATCGAATCCACGCTGGGTCGCGGCGACATCTATGTCACCACCACCGGCAACAAGGACATCATCACCGTCGAGCACATGCAGGCGATGAAGGATCAGGCCATCGTCTGCAACATCGGCCACTTCGACAACGAGATCCAGGTCGATGCGCTGAATGCATTGAAGGACGTGCAGAAGATCAACATCAAGCCGCAGGTCGACAAATACGTGTTCGGCAACGGCAATGCGATCTTCCTGCTGGCCGACGGCCGTCTGGTCAACCTGGGCTGCGCCACCGGCCACCCAAGCTTTGTCATGTCCAACTCCTTCGCTAACCAGACTCTGGCGCAGATCGACCTGTGGGAGAAGCGCGACAGCTACGAGAAGAAGGTCTACATCCTGCCCAAGCACCTGGACGAAGAAGTCGCGCGTTTGCACCTAGAAAAGATCGGCGTCAAGCTGACCACCCTCACCAAGGATCAAGCCGACTACCTCGGCGTGGACGTGGCCGGCCCGTACAAGCCGGATCATTACCGGTACTGAGTCTTTTTACAAAATCGTCGCAACAAAGAATTACGACAACGGGTGCCGCAAGGTGCCCGTTGTCGTTTATGCCTTCGGCATCGCTGCGCCAGAATCACGTTACCCCTTCGCCGACCAGCGCCCTGCTTCCAGTCGGACCAGCGGGCCTGCACTTTAGGGCCAGCAATTCAAGACCGCACTATACGCCATCAAATCCATTTCAGAGGGCCAGACGTAGCGGTAGCGGTCGTTGAAGATCCGTGGTCCCGTTTCGTCGATCGCTGCGATGCGCTGGTCGACAAGTCCAAGGGCGACATCATGGTCTGAATAATAAACATCCCTGAATGTGCCGGTCGCTGGCGTACAGCAATTAAACAACGCACTTGCTGGCTCTTCTCAAGCAAATAGCGAAAGAGAGTATGAAATAGATCAGCTCGGACGGTCCTGACAAGGGCGAAACCAAAAAATTGTCACACAACAACGCCAGACGCTCAGACCCGGACTTGACCTTCAGCCTGTCCAGCATCGCCTCCGATTAATCGACGCCAAAAGCCGTCGCGCCGCACCGCTATCCGCCAGCGGCAACGCAATGGGCCGCGTACCGAATCCTGTGGTGCCGGAGCCAACCCATGCAGCAAATGCGTCCGCACAGTGAGTCCCGTAGCCCACCGCGTAATGGTCTTGCAACTAATCGTAATACTGTACAACGAGATTATCATCGCGCACGGCAGTCTGTTGCATCATCGCGCCACGAAAGGAACAGGAGGTTCAATGGCGCAGACCAGGTTCGAGCGCTGCCCATGCGGCCACTCCGCAGTGGCAAGCCACCGTGCGCAATCTGGACCGAGTTCTTTTTCAGCACGCTGCAGATAGCGATCGTTTGCCGATGCAGAAAGCACTGCTTGCCAGCGCCCGTTTTGACCTCGATTGAAGAACGCTCTTCCACCATCACGCCAGAAGCCAGCACCCTGAGGAACATAGCGCGCAGCATGCTCGCGCATGTACTCGAAACTGCAATGCTCCAACACTGCAGCCCGGCGCGACTCGGGCAACGAGATATCAAGGAATCTGCAGATACGGCGCACTTGCGCCGGTAAATCGCCCAGCAGCTGTGAAAAATGTACAAACAGCACATTAGGAAAATCGCGCAACGCCCACCACGAACGCGCTCCTTCCCAGAAAGGCCAAAGGGGAGTGCCATCGCGCTCCAGCCAGGTATCGAAATACTCTGTCACCGTACAGGTTGGAGG contains:
- the ppc gene encoding phosphoenolpyruvate carboxylase; the protein is MNEYRSSLVFATPDLPLRDDVRRLGALVGDLLAEQVSMEFLEEIERVRTTAISRRESDAPPSTLSAQLSGREPRQAEALVRAFSTYFQVVNIAERVHRIRRRRQYQRSSTDTPQPDGLHDALRRLMAQGVTLQELSDWLPRIDVEPVFTAHPTEAVRRALLEKEQLMVASLVANLDGMRTPNESATDAARFRMALTASWQTADSSPVRPTVEDEREHVGFYLTQVLYRVVPVVYETLEHAIEETYGSVRALPRLLRFGTWVGGDMDGNPNVDAATIAGTLDAQRRAVLDRYRKELWQLASLLSQSTTLVAVSPALSEQLERYRTLLPDAAARSRPRHGDMPYRLLNDLMRARLQATLDDAEGAYGAPSQLEHDLQLILDSLQANKGLHAGWFAVRRLLWRVRTFGFHLARLDVRQESSVHACAVADALGQADWNAQDAKQRAALLGPYASGEQALPRVQDEGNARLDAVFAALADARTCHGADALGSYIISMAHNRADVLTVLALARRGGLVDDAGAVPLDIVPLFETVADLRGGTGTVQDLLADPVYRQHLAARGDTQMVMLGYSDSGKDGGIAASRWGLQRAQVELLEAAAELGVRLTFFHGRGGSIARGGGKTSRALDAAPRGSVDGRLRVTEQGEVIHRKYGIRALALRSLEQMTGAVLLSSLRPRAPEPREDRWRPVMDLVAERSTVAYRAFVGAPDFMQYFRLATPIDVIERMTLGSRPSRRLGQDAALSNLRAIPWVFAWSQARAVIPGWYGVGSGLQAAVDAGHEDSLREMARDWPFFRTFLDDVAMVLSKGDLTIAELFSRLSGDLHTRFFPGIRDELALTKGWVKALTGQQSLLQHDPRLALSIRLRNPYIDPISVLQVDLLQRWRATDGEDEELLRALVACVNGVSQGVQNTG
- the ahcY gene encoding adenosylhomocysteinase, with the translated sequence MNAVTKIASHTDYKIADLSLADWGRKELDIAEHEMPGLMSIRRKHLQTKPLKDVRITGSLHMTIQTAVLIETLKDIGANVRWASCNIFSTQDHAAAAMAAAGTPVFAWKGETLEEYWDCTLDALTFTLPDGTQTGPELVVDDGGDVTLLIHKGYELENGSTWVDEPASSHEEGVIKALLKRVAVERPGYWTRVVKDWKGVSEETTTGVHRLYQIADAGKLLIPAINVNDSVTKSKFDNLYGCRESLADGLKRAMDVMLAGKVAVVCGYGDVGKGSAASLRAYGARVVVTEIDPICALQASMEGFEVNTIESTLGRGDIYVTTTGNKDIITVEHMQAMKDQAIVCNIGHFDNEIQVDALNALKDVQKINIKPQVDKYVFGNGNAIFLLADGRLVNLGCATGHPSFVMSNSFANQTLAQIDLWEKRDSYEKKVYILPKHLDEEVARLHLEKIGVKLTTLTKDQADYLGVDVAGPYKPDHYRY
- a CDS encoding sulfotransferase domain-containing protein, which produces MEMPIKQREYANRFFDSTVWNEFIYRPGDVVIASYAKAGTTWMQQIVAQLFFAGEPETEVARLSPWVDSVYPDKTSKYQLLSGQTHRRFLKTHLPADALVLSQQARYIYVGRDGRDIVWSLYDHQRGVSADAQARLDAQTQNGSRLKVMPPPTCTVTEYFDTWLERDGTPLWPFWEGARSWWALRDFPNVLFVHFSQLLGDLPAQVRRICRFLDISLPESRRAAVLEHCSFEYMREHAARYVPQGAGFWRDGGRAFFNRGQNGRWQAVLSASANDRYLQRAEKELGPDCARWLATAEWPHGQRSNLVCAIEPPVPFVAR